A genomic region of Eucalyptus grandis isolate ANBG69807.140 chromosome 5, ASM1654582v1, whole genome shotgun sequence contains the following coding sequences:
- the LOC104446791 gene encoding disease resistance protein RPV1-like isoform X1 codes for MGIEMIRKTLCDKKVLLILDDVDNRDQLSKLAGKSDWFGSGSRIIITTRDINFLPIKEKDKGSSFQAHSQEFQYYKMKEMDFFYALRLFSKHAFEMDLPPHDFDDISRKITTTTGGLPLAIAVIGSSLQGKSKTSWKVTLQKLKSVPNREVFNKLKFSYDMLEPEQQEIFLDISCFFIGKDILHPSYMWKASNYFPEMELLVLTRKSLIKITKDLKFWMHDQLRDLGREIVRCEDINFPENCSRLWEPEFALEVVQRKKVSENLKVIEIYFGTSMKRIPDFSKCSNLRRLTIQSCASLLVNDGSLSQLEHLKYLKICSWNIVTLYSPIEANRCDDLFPKPSIFGSLKSLSMLIIKGMSIHELPHSIGEMTSLNELSLTNSNLPKLPNSVGGLRMLRTMTLTDSWIAKLPKTIGGLESLLELDLTRTRIRKLPASIGNLKKLRKMSMLQAPIKKLPKEIGGLESLLVLDLNYTKITKLPTSIGKLKQLEILGVIGTAIRELPNAIWMLKNLKVLNAGSCENMEEKFQVKFRVYLFLGGYSYQRARLGDCPQL; via the exons ATGGGGATTGAAATGATTAGAAAAACACTTTGTGATAAGAAAGTTCTCCttattcttgatgatgtggataatAGGGATCAACTCTCTAAGCTAGCTGGGAAGAGTGATTGGTTTGGTTCAGGAAGCAGAATAATCATTACAACAAGGGACATCAACTTTTTGCCAATCAAAGAGAAGGACAAAGGGAGTAGTTTCCAAGCACATTCTCAAGAGTTTCAATactataaaatgaaagaaatggatTTTTTCTATGCTCTTCGGCTTTTTAGTAAACATGCCTTCGAGATGGATTTACCACCACATGACTTCGATGATATCTCAAGGAAAATTACTACCACAACAGGTGGACTTCCTTTAGCTATTGCGGTTATTGGTTCCTCACTTCAAGGCAAGAGCAAAACGTCTTGGAAAGTCACTTTGCAGAAGTTAAAGTCGGTGCCCAACCGGGAAGTcttcaataaattaaaattcagttaTGACATGTTAGAGCCTGAGCAACAAGAGATCTTTCTTGATATTTCATGTTTCTTCATTGGAAAAGATATACTCCACCCGAGCTATATGTGGAAAGCTTCCAACTATTTTCCGGAGATGGAACTACTTGTCCTTACTCGTAAGTCTTTGATAAAGATTACAAAAGATCTTaaattttggatgcatgatcaacttagagatcttggaagagaaatcgTTAGGTGTGAAGACATCAATTTTCCAGAGAATTGTAGCAGGTTGTGGGAGCCTGAGTTTGCCCTCGAAGTGGTTCAGAGGAAAAAG GTGAGTGAGAACTTGAAAGTTATAGAGATCTATTTTGGTACAAGCATGAAAAGGATTCCCGACTTCTCGAAATGCTCAAATTTGAGGAGATTGACTATTCAATCATGTGCAAGCTTGCTAGTAAATgatggctctctctctcaactagAGCACCTAAAGTACTTAAAAATATGCTCTTGGAATATCGTGACCCTTTATAGCCCGATAGAGGCAAATCGTTGTGATGACCTTTTTCCAAAACCTTCTATATTTGGTAGTCTAAAATCCCTATCAATGCTAATAATAAAAGGGATGTCCATTCATGAACTTCCACATTCCATTGGAGAGATGACAAGTTTGAATGAATTGTCTTTGACTAATTCTAATTTGCCTAAACTTCCAAATTCCGTAGGAGGTCTTAGAATGTTGAGGACGATGACACTTACAGACAGTTGGATAGCGAAGCTACCGAAGACAATAGGAGGATTAGAGTCTTTGCTTGAGCTAGATTTGACCAGAACaagaattagaaaattacctGCGTCTATTGGGAATCTTAAAAAGTTGAGGAAGATGAGCATGCTTCAGGCTCCTATAAAGAAGCTACCGAAGGAAATAGGAGGGCTAGAATCTTTGCTAGTGCTAGATTTGAACTACACAAAGATTACAAAGTTACCTACTTCTATTGGAAAGCTCAAACAATTGGAGATTTTAGGTGTAATTGGTACTGCGATTAGAGAGCTACCAAATGCCATATGGATGCTAAAGAATCTTAAAGTTTTGAATGCTGGATCTTGTGAAAATATGGAGGAGAAATTCCAAGTGAAATTCAGGGTCTATCTTTTCTTAGGGGGCTACAGCTATCAAAGAGCAAGATTAGGAGATTGCCCACAACTATGA
- the LOC104446791 gene encoding TMV resistance protein N-like isoform X2: protein MGIEMIRKTLCDKKVLLILDDVDNRDQLSKLAGKSDWFGSGSRIIITTRDINFLPIKEKDKGSSFQAHSQEFQYYKMKEMDFFYALRLFSKHAFEMDLPPHDFDDISRKITTTTGGLPLAIAVIGSSLQGKSKTSWKVTLQKLKSVPNREVFNKLKFSYDMLEPEQQEIFLDISCFFIGKDILHPSYMWKASNYFPEMELLVLTRKSLIKITKDLKFWMHDQLRDLGREIVRCEDINFPENCSRLWEPEFALEVVQRKKGTQKVVALKLTRLSKSKLSQVNNFQSCPI, encoded by the exons ATGGGGATTGAAATGATTAGAAAAACACTTTGTGATAAGAAAGTTCTCCttattcttgatgatgtggataatAGGGATCAACTCTCTAAGCTAGCTGGGAAGAGTGATTGGTTTGGTTCAGGAAGCAGAATAATCATTACAACAAGGGACATCAACTTTTTGCCAATCAAAGAGAAGGACAAAGGGAGTAGTTTCCAAGCACATTCTCAAGAGTTTCAATactataaaatgaaagaaatggatTTTTTCTATGCTCTTCGGCTTTTTAGTAAACATGCCTTCGAGATGGATTTACCACCACATGACTTCGATGATATCTCAAGGAAAATTACTACCACAACAGGTGGACTTCCTTTAGCTATTGCGGTTATTGGTTCCTCACTTCAAGGCAAGAGCAAAACGTCTTGGAAAGTCACTTTGCAGAAGTTAAAGTCGGTGCCCAACCGGGAAGTcttcaataaattaaaattcagttaTGACATGTTAGAGCCTGAGCAACAAGAGATCTTTCTTGATATTTCATGTTTCTTCATTGGAAAAGATATACTCCACCCGAGCTATATGTGGAAAGCTTCCAACTATTTTCCGGAGATGGAACTACTTGTCCTTACTCGTAAGTCTTTGATAAAGATTACAAAAGATCTTaaattttggatgcatgatcaacttagagatcttggaagagaaatcgTTAGGTGTGAAGACATCAATTTTCCAGAGAATTGTAGCAGGTTGTGGGAGCCTGAGTTTGCCCTCGAAGTGGTTCAGAGGAAAAAG GGGACACAGAAAGTAGTAGCACTCAAGCTAACAAGACTCTCCAAAAGCAAACTTTCACAAGTGAACAATTTTCAAAGCTGCCCAATCTAA
- the LOC104427555 gene encoding uncharacterized protein LOC104427555, with the protein MAWNLFLAFSLFLQRALVAWYNGRRCVLENYVSPTDGKMECKCETSQVAVYTMHEWIETDACGVDRKSVGISSEALLQPRFTTKLCSPVTISRISEVQRSNLKRVMREVRSSGAASGPMGTAPMGSLSGEYYEIGYDPAESPMYY; encoded by the exons ATGGCCTGGAATCTCTTCCTTGCCTTCTCGCTCTTCCTCCAAAGAGCTCTGG TTGCTTGGTATAATGGAAGGCGGTGCGTCCTGGAGAACTACGTGAGCCCAACGGATGGGAAGATGGAATGCAAATGCGAGACCTCTCAAGTGGCTGTGTATACCATGCACGAGTGGATCGAGACCGATGCCTGTGGAGTGGATAGGAAGTCTGTTGGCATATCTTCAGAGGCTCTCCTTCAGCCTCGCTTCACTACCAAGCTCTGCTCACCG GTGACCATTAGTCGGATCTCTGAGGTGCAACGGAGCAACCTGAAGCGGGTCATGAGAGAGGTCCGAAGTTCCGGAGCAGCATCCGGTCCCATGGGCACTGCGCCTATGGGGAGTCTTTCTGGCGAATACTATGAGATTGGATATGACCCTGCTGAATCTCCCATGTATTACTAG